The following are from one region of the Channa argus isolate prfri chromosome 6, Channa argus male v1.0, whole genome shotgun sequence genome:
- the LOC137129238 gene encoding LOW QUALITY PROTEIN: transmembrane protein 255B (The sequence of the model RefSeq protein was modified relative to this genomic sequence to represent the inferred CDS: substituted 2 bases at 2 genomic stop codons): MAARIQGAVGKPVPKSRETEIMMRVRKALWLVLSMFSLSLMLMVLGAYTTTRTESLDVTGYISGVILSLGSFLGLLGVRLEESRKQLLTAAIVFLSFGIISCFICVMIDGILIVLSLDMRPLKAERCQYYSSSTGYIYENFYTSVSCWNLNESCNMTVXSGTCYCCDLYNCANGGYLSNYYEFVGVRSCGEVFILYLLIWILTGLNVVALFAGILTAAVLGNIKDSRSSSPMTEPSESTMCSPTAPLLMDAHTHQLNPGAFMYFPPGEKAAASQSFPTSLIPSSEFNPPPFSPLTSLLSXRPHGLSALSSPVFNILKSQEMACAYCPLHNDCN, from the exons ATGGCTGCGAGGATCCAGGGAGCAGTTGGCAAACCAGTGCCAAAGAGCAGAGAAACTG agaTTATGATGAGGGTCCGGAAAGCTCTGTGGCTGGTACTGAGCATGTTCAGTCTGTCTCTTATGCTGATGGTGCTGGGGGCCTACACTACGACCCGGACAGAGAGCCTGGATGTGACAGGCTACATCTCTGGAGTTATT CTGAGCCTCGGCTCATTCCTAGGACTTTTGGGAGTCCGTCTGGAGGAAAGCCGCAAGCAGCTG CTGACGGCTGCAATTGTATTCCTGAGCTTTGGgatcatcagctgttttatctGTGTGATGATTGATGGCATCCTTATCGTCCTAAGCTTG GACATGCGTCCACTGAAAGCAGAAAGATGCCAGtattacagcagcagcaccGGCTACATCTATGAGAATTTTTACACCTCT gtgtCGTGCTGGAATCTAAATGAGTCATGTAACATGACAGTATGAAGTGGGACCTGCTATTGCTGTGACCTCTACAACTGTGCCAA TGGGGGCTACCTCAGCAACTACTATGAGTTTGTTGGAGTACGAAGCTGTGGGGAAGTCTTCATTCTGTACCTTTTAATCTGGATCCTCACTGGCTTGAACGTCGTGGCCTTGTTCGCAGGGATACTGACTGCAGCAGTGCTCGGCAACATCAAGGACtcg aggagcagcagccCCATGACCGAACCCTCTGAGAGCACAATGTGTTCTCCTACAGCTCCTCTATTGATGGATGCCCACACACACCAGCTCAACCCA GGAGCCTTTATGTACTTCCCTCCAGGAGAAAAGGCAGCTGCCTCACAGAGTTTTCCTACATCCTTGATTCCTTCCTCAGAGTTTAACCCTCCTCCTTTCAGCCCGCTGACCAGCCTGCTGTCTTAGAGACCCCATGGCCTCTCTGCCTTGTCCTCaccagtttttaatattttaaaaagccaagAAATGGCCTGTGCTTACTGCCCCTTACATAATGACTGTAACTAA